Proteins from one Rosa chinensis cultivar Old Blush chromosome 7, RchiOBHm-V2, whole genome shotgun sequence genomic window:
- the LOC112176896 gene encoding putative disease resistance protein RGA3, translated as MAEALISALVEKLASAVYEYTNEEVKLVLNADKDVKSFSSKLKAIQAVLEDAEKKHVTEASVGDWLQKLKDVSYEMDDVLDEWNTEILRKQVEEKQEEEGENALVTEKMVCFPMLSDCFCFCFGQVNKVIHHHNIARRIKELNEKLTLIADEKAMFGFHQSTIGGQDDQQLIQRQKTSSLVDIFKICGRDEEKEMLLSKLLRESNQEGERFLVIPIVGMGGMGKTTLAQLAYNDEKVIAYFDKKVWVCVSDPFDEIKIAKAIFESVRDKGENQSSNELETLLIWIRTRVENKKLLIVLDDVWTEDKTKWENLKLEVIMKSCAQGSTILVTTRKEGVAKMMRTTSSMIHLDKLSDGDCLALFNSFAFLDREEDEANGFGVIGVEIVKKCKGLPLAAKTLGSLVWYKKTREEWRDVLNSKIWELEEVEEQVFQPLLLSYFDLAPVVKMCLLYCAIFPKDYDFKKDNLIDLWMSQNYLNLKGKKEKRRIGQNYFESLSMRSFFQDFDKDELGNIRGCKMHDIVHDFVQFLTQKECTIIEAVKGANQRVELPGDYKVRHLTLINVREGQLPTSFDKCKNMRTLTLLDSSITTISPGSIMQMKCLRTLNLSGNMRFGGMLNEVPKEIGELIHLRYMDLSHNYNLKELPDAVCDLYNLQTLVVSWCVNLEKLPKAMGKLINLKHLYVWACEELRYLPKGIGSLKSLQVLDRFYVCEGDDDEALKLGDLGIMDQLQGSLEIRWLGKDDGSEIEKAQLGNKEHLSYLRVIFAFPNVAAEQRKGDEEIVKALQPHQNLESLHILWCHGTTESLYWINSLRNLRKLNLDGWRFCEFLPPLGKLPSLEILEILEMKKVKKVGVEFLGIEEEEQVSGILFPKLKRLDFGSMKNWEEWTFLSEITIMPRLSELRIRWCRKLKALPEFLYKITELRTLEIIGCPILEGEYEKGLGKEWHNISHIPNLTIQSGWN; from the coding sequence ATGGCTGAGGCACTCATCTCCGCGCTTGTGGAGAAATTGGCTTCAGCAGTATATGAATACACAAATGAAGAGGTGAAACTTGTTTTGAATGCTGACAAAGATGTTAAAAGTTTCAGCAGCAAGCTCAAAGCTATCCAGGCTGTGCTTGAGGATGCAGAGAAGAAACATGTGACGGAGGCCAGCGTGGGAGACTGGTTGCAGAAGCTGAAAGATGTGTCGTACGAGATGGACGACGTGCTAGATGAGTGGAACACTGAAATCCTCAGAAAACAAGTGGAGGAGAAGCAAGAGGAGGAAGGTGAAAATGCTCTTGTTACCGAGAAGATGGTATGTTTCCCCATGCTCTCcgattgcttttgtttttgttttggccaAGTCAATAAGGTCATTCATCATCATAACATTGCTAGAAGGATAAAAGAATTGAATGAGAAGTTAACTTTGATTGCTGATGAAAAAGCAATGTTTGGCTTTCATCAATCCACAATAGGTGGCCAAGATGATCAACAGCTTATTCAACGACAGAAAACTTCATCTTTGGTCGATATATTCAAGATATGTGGCCGAGATGAAGAAAAAGAGATGTTGTTGAGCAAGTTATTGAGAGAAAGTAACCAAGAAGGCGAGCGGTTCCTTGTCATCCCTATTGTAGGGATGGGTGGGATGGGGAAAACAACTCTTGCCCAATTAGCCTATAACGATGAAAAGGTTATAGCCTATTTTGATAAAAAAGTATGGGTTTGTGTCTCGGACCCTTTTGACGAGATTAAAATTGCCAAAGCGATTTTTGAAAGCGTGCGAGATAAAGGTGAAAATCAGAGTTCAAATGAGTTGGAAACTCTACTGATATGGATAAGGACACGTGTTGAGAATAAGAAGTTACTCATTGTTCTAGATGATGTGTGGACCGAAGACAAAACAAAGTGGGAAAATTTGAAACTAGAAGTGATAATGAAAAGTTGTGCTCAGGGCAGTACAATATTGGTGACCACACGAAAAGAAGGGGTTGCTAAAATGATGAGAACAACCAGCAGCATGATCCATTTGGACAAGTTGAGCGATGGGGATTGTCTAGCATTGTTCAATAGTTTTGCATTTTTGGATAGGGAAGAAGATGAGGCTAATGGGTTTGGAGTTATTGGTGTGGAAATTGTGAAAAAGTGTAAAGGTTTGCCTCTTGCTGCAAAGACTTTAGGCAGTCTAGTGTGGtataagaaaacaagagaagaaTGGCGGGATGTTCTGAATAGTAAGATATGGGAATTAGAAGAAGTTGAGGAACAAGTTTTCCAACCATTGTTACTAAGTTATTTCGATTTGGCCCCTGTAGTCAAAATGTGTCTTTTGTATTGTGCAATATTTCCCAAAGATTATGATTTCAAAAAAGATAATTTGATTGATCTTTGGATGTCACAAAATTATCTTaatttaaagggaaaaaaagaaaagagaagaataggTCAGAATTATTTTGAGAGTCTATCAATGCGGTCTTTCTTTCAAGATTTTGACAAAGATGAGTTGGGAAATATTAGAGGGTGCAAAATGCATGATATAGTGCATGACTTTGTGCAGTTTCTTACCCAAAAAGAATGCACTATTATAGAAGCAGTCAAGGGTGCTAATCAAAGAGTGGAGCTACCGGGTGATTATAAGGTTCGTCATTTGACCTTAATAAATGTACGTGAAGGTCAACTTCCTACTTCATTTGACAAGTGCAAAAATATGCGAACCCTCACACTCCTTGATTCAAGCATTACAACCATAAGCCCCGGTTCAATTATGCAAATGAAATGCCTTAGGACATTGAATTTGAGTGGTAACATGAGATTCGGTGGCATGCTCAATGAAGTTCCAAAAGAGATTGGTGAATTGATTCATTTGAGATATATGGATTTGTCTCATAATTATAATTTGAAAGAATTACCGGATGCTGTGTGTGATTTATACAATCTACAAACTCTGGTCGTTTCGTGGTGTGTTAACCTAGAGAAACTACCCAAGGCAATGGGAAAGTTGATTAACTTGAAGCATCTATATGTTTGGGCTTGTGAAGAGCTGAGGTACTTACCGAAAGGGATTGGGAGTTTGAAAAGTCTGCAAGTACTAGACAGGTTTTATGTATgtgagggtgatgatgatgaagcaTTGAAATTAGGAGATCTCGGAATCATGGACCAGCTTCAGGGGAGCCTTGAGATACGATGGTTGGGGAAAGATGATGGGAGTGAGATTGAGAAAGCACAGTTGGGGAATAAGGAGCACCTCTCTTATTTGCGAGTAATTTTCGCTTTCCCGAATGTAGCTGCAGAGCAGAGAAAAGGCGATGAAGAAATAGTGAAAGCATTGCAACCACATCAAAATTTGGAATCTTTACACATTTTGTGGTGCCACGGCACCACCGAGTCTCTCTATTGGATCAATTCTTTACGCAATTTGAGAAAACTTAATCTCGATGGGTGGAGATTTTGTGAATTTTTGCCTCCTCTTGGAAAATTGCCATCGCTTGAAATTCTGGAGATATTGGAGatgaagaaagtgaaaaaggtgggagttgaatttctgggaatagaagaagaagaacaagtctcGGGAATTCTCTTCCCCAAATTGAAACGACTTGATTTTGGATCGATGAAGAACTGGGAAGAGTGGACCTTTCTTTCTGAAATCACAATAATGCCACGCCTTTCTGAGTTGCGAATTCGGTGGTGCCGAAAGCTAAAAGCACTGCCAGAGTTCCTCTACAAGATAACGGAACTGCGTACTCTGGAGATCATTGGTTGTCCAATTCTGGAAGGAGAATACGAAAAAGGCTTGGGGAAGGAGTGGCACAACATTTCTCACATCCCAAACCTCACAATCCAATCTGGATGGAACTGA